A DNA window from Rhodococcus sp. 4CII contains the following coding sequences:
- a CDS encoding class I SAM-dependent methyltransferase, protein MGLGRKLLGGRHGHADDGSGGLIRRARLYEYFSAVGFGGFRRQVFDGLVALAGARPGDEVLDIGCGTGYFSRRAARAVVPGGRVVGIDPSPPVIDYARRVAPPHCTFRLAGAEALPLHDASVDLVISSLAVHHIPPELRATALREAFRVLRPGGRLFIADFRPPRNRIANRLVGMLSGHAMQHNPIHELAGLISGAGFEITGSGDRRPLLHYVQAARP, encoded by the coding sequence ATGGGCCTCGGTCGGAAACTTCTGGGCGGCCGCCATGGTCATGCCGACGACGGGAGCGGAGGACTGATTCGGCGGGCGCGACTGTACGAGTACTTCTCCGCGGTGGGATTCGGCGGTTTCCGCCGCCAGGTCTTCGACGGGCTGGTGGCACTCGCCGGGGCGCGCCCCGGCGACGAGGTACTCGACATCGGGTGTGGCACCGGCTACTTCTCCCGCCGGGCGGCCCGCGCCGTGGTGCCAGGCGGGCGCGTGGTGGGGATCGACCCGTCGCCGCCGGTCATCGACTACGCCAGACGAGTCGCACCACCGCACTGCACATTCCGGCTCGCGGGCGCCGAAGCTCTGCCGCTGCACGACGCGTCGGTGGATCTGGTGATCTCCAGCCTGGCCGTGCACCATATTCCACCCGAACTGAGGGCCACCGCGCTGCGGGAGGCGTTCCGTGTGCTCCGGCCGGGTGGTCGGCTGTTCATCGCCGACTTCCGGCCACCGCGCAACCGCATCGCGAACCGCCTCGTCGGAATGCTCAGCGGGCACGCCATGCAACACAACCCGATCCACGAACTCGCCGGCCTGATCAGCGGCGCCGGATTCGAGATCACCGGAAGCGGCGACCGCCGACCGCTGCTGCACTACGTCCAAGCGGCGCGGCCCTGA